In Brachypodium distachyon strain Bd21 chromosome 2, Brachypodium_distachyon_v3.0, whole genome shotgun sequence, one genomic interval encodes:
- the LOC100821488 gene encoding abscisic acid receptor PYL4 has product MPYTASRSRPSPAQRSRVGGGRKGAAAAVPEEVARHHEHAAGAGQCCSAVVQESIAAPVEAVWAVVRRFDRPQAYKHFIRSCRLVDGDGGAVGSVREVRVVSGLPATSSRERLEILDDERRVLSFRVVGGEHRLSNYRSVTTVHHAETTGSTVVVESYVVDVPAGNTADETRTFVDTIVRCNLQSLARTAEQLAAAD; this is encoded by the coding sequence ATGCCGTACACGGCATCCCGGTCccggccgtcgccggcgcAGCGCAgccgggtcggcggcggacggaagggggcggcggcagcggtgccggaggaggtggcgcgGCACCACGAGcacgcggcgggggcggggcaGTGCTGCTCGGCGGTGGTGCAGGAGTCGATCGCGGCGCCAGTGGAGGCCGTGTGGGCGGTGGTCCGGCGCTTCGACCGGCCGCAGGCGTACAAGCACTTCATCCGGAGCTGCCGCCTCGTGGACGGCGACGGGGGCGCCGTGGGGTCCGTGCGGGAGGTCCGCGTGGTGTCGGGGCTCCCGGCCACCAGCAGCCGGGAGCGGCTGGAGATCCTGGACGACGAGCGCCGCGTGCTCAGCTTCCGCGTCGTGGGCGGCGAGCACCGCCTGTCCAACTACCGGTCCGTGACCACCGTGCACCACGCGGAGACGACGGGGAGCACCGTGGTGGTGGAGTCGTACGTGGTGGACGTGCCCGCCGGGAACACCGCCGACGAGACCCGCACCTTCGTCGACACCATCGTCCGCTGCAACCTCCAGTCGCTCGCGCGCACCGCCGagcagctcgccgccgccgattaA